gacccaatctcgaaaaaaacgcatcacaaaaaagggctggtagagtggctcaaggtgtaggccctgagttcaaatccactgGCTTTGCTGCTGCCTTTCCTCCAGCCAAGCAGGGCTGCCTCCTGCTCCAGCAGGCCCACACAGACTTGGCCACACTTGAGGGCCTTCCAAGAGGGGCAGAGCCCTGAGGTGTGAGGAGAACCCACGCTGGGCCTGGTTGTGGGAATGCAGAGCTAGCTGGAGTTCCCACCTGGACAGGATAGCCATGTTGATGAACTTTTCAAGATCGCTGGACCTCACAGGCTTGCTGAGGGGTAGGGAAGCCCTTGTCTTGCAAAGCCCTTGGGTGGGGGCCCACAGTGTGAGAGGAGGAATTCACTTAACCTCAGAAGAGCCCTGTGACACCCAAACTGTTAGTATTCCCACCTGCATTCGGGAGCCAGGCTGAAAGAGGAACAGGCACGTGATGCCAGCTGGCTGAACCCAGTGGGAAGGCACTGGCACAACTGTATTCTCTCCCCAGGCCTTCTGGGACTGCTGCTCCCAATCCCCACCAGGGATCTAAGGCTTTGCTTTGAGCACCTGACAACTAACTTCATGCCGGTCATCAGGACCAGTGAGGTTCAGTGGAGACCTGGGCTCCTGAACAGAGAAGCTGTAGGGAACCAGAACCACACACAGCAATGGGCTGCTTCCTGTTTTCACAGCATCCCAGCTGTGCAGACCTCCTGTAGATTTCTAGAGAAAGCACCCTCCTTCCCAGCTGTGCTACCGTATGCAAGTCACCAGTCTCCTCATGGGTAAAGGGAACATCAGTATTGCCAGATCACTGTGAAGGTCAAGGTGACACATGTAGGCCACCTAGTACCCCTAGTACCTGGCACTCACTTAGTGCAGGCTTTGGTTATTGTTCCTCATGCATTGACCTCAGTTCTTAGCTCAGCTACTCCTGCTCCATCAGGACTCAATTCAGAGGCTCTCATCAGAGAGCCCCCTTCCCTCCACCAACTACCTGATCTACAGGAGCCCCCTCACTCAGCCCATCCCCCATTGGAGCTTATCAAAGCCTTTCCACAACTGGAAACCATTTTGTTCatctatttacttgttttttctcccaTCCACTAGAATGCCAGTCctgctctttttatctttttcttcccttctttttttttttttttgagatagggcctcactatgtagcccaggctggccttgaactcctgatctataggtagatgggattacaggtttgagccaccatctCAGGCCTTTAGAGGAACCTTTATAGTCatagaacaaaagaaagtcaTGAGTCAACCCATTTGCCAATCACAAGAAGGGAGTATCATGCAGACCCGCTCAGCTTGGGAAAATCTCTTCCGTGGGTCTCAGATGGTGTTTAGGCTTTGTGATACATTCTCAGAGGTTTATCTGTTGGTCAGGAAAATGTTAAGTCACACACAGAAGGTGTGACTTAAGGGGTAGataacctgcctaacaagcaccaagcccttagttcaaaaccctagtaccacccaaaaacaacaagaagaaaagggtaaggcacatatgaataaaataaaaataaaaaaaaaaaagggtaagatAATTTGGTGAAGGGCCAATTACCATCTCTGCCAGCAAGCCTTCCTTGATTACCCCCAGGACCTTCCCACCTAGCCACTCCTGTTGCAAGGCAGGATCCCCAGGAAGCAGACTGTGAATGGAGATCAGTGAGCAGACATTGATTAGGGGCATCTTGACACCCACACCTGgccagagaaggaagggaaggaagcaggattGGGCAGGGAGAGAACTTGGGTGGACGTCATATTGATGATGAGGCTGGGTTAGGCTTTCAGGGTTGGCCAGCACTGGGGCAAGAGAGCAAGGCCTTTAACACTGCCAAAGAGCGATGCTGGATGTGGGCTGCCCTGAGTGTGGGTAGTTCCCAGGAGCGCTGCAAGCTGAGGTCCTCCCCAGAAGCGCTGCAAGCTGACGTCCTCCCCAGCAGAACTTCCAGCAGCTGGCAGGTTTGTGGTGGCTCACCACAGGGTCCCCTGTGTGCCCAATATGTTTGCTGCTCATTTGTGTTCACCCCTGCCTCCCAGATCCACACACAGCCCCTGGGATTGGGGTGAGCCATTGGGCAGCAACCCTGGGTTGCAGGCCACCCCTCATTTCAAGCCCAGACAAATCCTGGCCTGAGGACATAAGGAGGCACCAAGCCAGGTGAAATCCCATACTCCTCCTTGGCCAGGGCAGATGCGTCTGGACGCTGACCACCTATCTGAGCGTCCAAGCCCAGGAATGCTGCCAGAAATGGCCACATCGCAGCCAATCAAGGGATAACAGCTTCCCCGGCACTTGGGGGCTATGTCTTGTCCCCCATTCATGAGCACACCTTCTTGTGCAGTGGGACCTTTTAGGAACCCCTTgccagttgaggaaactgaggttcaaggACAGAAGTGGGCTGAGCTGAGTCCCCAAAACCCAGGGGGCATGACCTGGGTTATACTGGGTCAATACTGTTGATATTAATCCTCTGTCATTTGTCATCCAGTGACCTAACACTTCCGTCCCACCAGGAGTTTGAGGTTGGTGCTCTTCTCACCCTTTCTCTCCCAGAGTCAACACTGGCATGggcctgggtgctgcctcccacTGGGGACCTGGGGGACATGGGCCTTGTGGATGAGCCGGACACCCCCCCAGCCCTCTTCCAGCTTGATGTGGCCCTGCTGCAGGGCCTGCTGGATGGCATCTGTGAGGGTGTCAAAGGCCAGGTCCACGTTCCAGTTTGTTTTGGCTGAGGTCTCCATGAACGCCATGCCCAGGGAGGTAGCCagctcctctgcctcctgggtggaGACACAGCGGGTGCTCTGCAGATCACTCTTGTGGCCTACCAGCAGGAAGATCACCTTGTTGGGTCCCTGAGTGGACATGACTTCCTCGTGCCAGTCTTGGATGTGTTCAAAGGATTCCCTGTTTGTCACATCAAAGACTAGCAGGACGCCCACCACATTTCGGTAGAAGGACCTAGTGATGCACCTATGGAGGGTGGGGGTAGGTAAGAGAGACTTAAGTCTTGGAGACACCCCAGACTACCAAGGAGACACCCCAAGATCTACCGCTGGGGTCCACAAAATGCCTCCACTTGTTCTAGCTTATTTCACCTGCCCCtggcctctctgcctccctcacaGGAGAGACCCGGTTCTCCTGGATTAGAAGCAAGAA
The sequence above is a segment of the Castor canadensis chromosome 7, mCasCan1.hap1v2, whole genome shotgun sequence genome. Coding sequences within it:
- the Rab42 gene encoding ras-related protein Rab-42; its protein translation is MDAGRCRYQFRIALLGDAAVGKTSLLRCYAGIAEPGAPEPTAGVEFYSRALQLPAGPRVKLQLCDTAGHERFRCITRSFYRNVVGVLLVFDVTNRESFEHIQDWHEEVMSTQGPNKVIFLLVGHKSDLQSTRCVSTQEAEELATSLGMAFMETSAKTNWNVDLAFDTLTDAIQQALQQGHIKLEEGWGGVRLIHKAHVPQVPSGRQHPGPCQC